The following are encoded together in the Luteolibacter rhizosphaerae genome:
- a CDS encoding beta strand repeat-containing protein — MKNSPSGSGVRAALLACATACAFTSAHAQNGTWTGTASPGLWSDSANWSGGTIANGAGNTANFSTIDIPDGTFIAALDTPRTIGSITFGDTNTSSAGFWVIDNNVDPLNILTLDGSPVITVNALGTDALAEISAQITGTAGLAKAGPGTLTLSGANTYSGTTAVNAGTLNLSNATAIGTSTLTISGGNIGNPVGAVTLTNNNAQNWNSNFSYTGPGNLALGAGAVSIPSAITLTSHSGSLNVGGVITGAGNFTKDGNGEVLLSGLNAATFTGPMTIKGGLLRIRGNLASSAAGAALNQEPIGPATKTITFEGGSVMLNGATGSNGPTVVGFTNPLVVPAGQTGAVFTMQRGDFNSTITGSGSLNVICNYVRGNMNGNWTGFTGTVTASSAGTGNSEWRLNGTNMLHAGLSLHVTNAGVFQIFNPPNNAIGTTHAIGKLSGTASAYMGGSTVNGRFVNWQVGALNQDSEYAGIIANSTGAARLYKVGTGTLTLSGPNTYTGDTQLNAGTLKVGNGATGSLAATNVITTAGTTLVFDRDNSADSVYPGILSGPGTVIKRGNGRVNFNGINTYTAGTSIEGGTIGINSTASLGDAAGAVSFTVSNGGIIATAPGIVTPRSFTVASGITASFGAATAADSYEITSPISGAGALAVNGSGVVTLSAANTYGGSTAISSGTLVAANASGSATSTGAVSLAGGATLGGTGSIAGATTTTSGSHLRPGAVTPAATAVGTLTTGSLALAGGTTLHAEFTDSTVYDKIVVSNTNGLTAAASLANPVMVDLRVANSTAKWTTPGTYDLIQFAGSFTGNANDLFEVDPASQQAGLTYTFSVAGNSIRLTVGGALPSIWNVDAAGNWSIAGNWLNGAPNGIGATATFGSTITGPRTVTLDASRTAGILQFNNANSYTITGSTPVLTLDQSTGSSEINILQGDHTIAAKLALTDPLLVTLANAGDSIALLGDISGAGSITKSSPGDLSLGGSNTFAGAVNFSNGLLTFGNNSLGSGSLTLNAATLAWSPSNTQDISNRAITFGDSPVTFLMDSNVTLANNFGLTGLAPFNKDGGGTLTLAADTTFLGNVSVLNGALTLGNGGTTGSVLGDIALTAVGTTLTVNRSDSPLIGNLITGSGDLVLTGAGDKALSRANTFTGTTAILGGKLVLLEALALQNSTLLYNNGGGTLDFDNLFAATIGALEGNKDLALDNIFTTPVALTAGGNGATTSYTGILSGSGSFVKTGTGTLSLSGVHTFSGSTAVNGGTLVIEPTAVLNNSAINVGATGRLVINGGTITSVGTGNVANSPAGPATFELVTGSASFPAGLNGTGNSANNYLISAIGGTLTASSMSIGRGGLIYTAEPVEGSTGIGFYVNGADVDIAGGLSMGVTSGANSSVSARIDSGSLDIGGPIVVGLNNGGRWSVIDVNGGTFTSSDAAAGITLGGPLQGNAALLARNGVASVERIQFGQGAIAGTSTVNVMNIGELYVGSGGMVLGSTAPGFVATLKLSGGILGAKAPWSTSLPVVTSGNFTVKAANASGTANNITFTGALSGTGNLDKTGAGTLALNGGYSHTGTTTVSLGTLTLPTATLSDTAAVEVKTGGTLNLTHGQQDTVAAFLVNGTAQGTGIFTSTSHPGLITGSGSLRVVSDPFAGWISGYPTLTGPDADKSADPDRDGLSNFEEFALNENPTLRAASGKIRSRIETVAGNQALVITLPARNGATFDNLPGPAADATIDKVIYTIRGGNNLSVFDQGVSEIVASTAGMPSLDTGWTYHSFRLNGNIGGGTPRGPKGFIDIQITESP, encoded by the coding sequence ATGAAAAACTCCCCTTCCGGGAGCGGTGTCCGCGCCGCCCTGCTTGCCTGCGCCACCGCATGCGCCTTCACCTCCGCCCACGCCCAGAACGGCACTTGGACCGGCACAGCCAGCCCCGGCCTCTGGAGCGATAGCGCCAACTGGTCCGGCGGCACCATCGCCAACGGCGCTGGCAATACCGCGAACTTTAGCACCATCGATATCCCGGACGGGACCTTCATCGCCGCCCTTGATACCCCGCGCACGATCGGCAGCATCACCTTCGGCGATACCAATACATCTTCCGCCGGATTCTGGGTGATCGATAACAACGTCGACCCCCTGAACATCCTCACCCTCGACGGCTCGCCGGTCATCACCGTCAACGCTCTCGGCACCGATGCCCTCGCCGAGATCAGCGCACAGATCACCGGCACGGCCGGCCTCGCGAAAGCAGGCCCCGGCACCCTTACCTTGAGCGGCGCGAATACCTACAGCGGTACCACCGCGGTCAATGCCGGCACCCTCAATCTCAGCAATGCCACCGCCATCGGCACCAGCACCCTGACCATCTCCGGCGGCAATATCGGCAACCCGGTCGGAGCCGTCACCCTGACCAATAACAACGCCCAGAACTGGAACTCGAACTTCAGCTACACCGGCCCAGGAAATCTCGCCCTTGGCGCAGGTGCCGTCTCCATCCCCTCCGCCATTACCCTCACCTCCCATTCAGGCAGCCTGAATGTCGGCGGCGTCATCACCGGCGCGGGGAACTTCACCAAGGACGGCAACGGCGAAGTCCTCCTCTCCGGTCTCAATGCCGCCACTTTCACCGGCCCCATGACCATCAAGGGCGGCCTACTCCGCATCCGCGGAAACCTCGCCAGCAGCGCCGCCGGTGCAGCCCTCAATCAGGAACCGATCGGACCCGCCACCAAGACCATCACCTTTGAAGGTGGCTCGGTCATGCTGAACGGTGCCACCGGCAGCAACGGCCCCACCGTGGTCGGATTCACCAATCCGCTCGTCGTCCCCGCCGGCCAGACCGGCGCGGTCTTCACGATGCAGCGCGGCGACTTCAATTCGACCATCACCGGCAGCGGCTCGCTCAATGTGATCTGCAACTATGTCCGTGGTAACATGAACGGCAACTGGACCGGGTTCACCGGTACCGTCACCGCCTCATCCGCCGGCACCGGGAATTCCGAGTGGCGCTTGAACGGCACCAACATGCTGCACGCCGGACTCTCCCTGCACGTTACCAATGCCGGAGTCTTCCAGATCTTCAATCCGCCGAACAACGCCATCGGCACCACCCACGCCATCGGCAAGCTCAGCGGCACCGCCAGCGCCTACATGGGCGGCAGCACCGTGAACGGCCGCTTCGTCAACTGGCAGGTCGGTGCGCTGAACCAGGATTCCGAATACGCCGGCATCATCGCCAATTCCACCGGCGCCGCCCGCCTCTACAAGGTCGGCACCGGCACCCTCACCCTGAGCGGCCCGAACACCTACACCGGCGATACCCAGCTCAACGCTGGCACCCTCAAGGTCGGCAACGGTGCCACCGGCAGCCTCGCCGCCACCAATGTCATCACGACCGCTGGCACTACCCTCGTCTTCGATCGCGACAACTCCGCGGACAGCGTCTACCCCGGCATCCTCTCCGGACCCGGCACCGTGATCAAGCGCGGCAACGGCCGTGTGAACTTCAACGGCATCAACACCTACACCGCCGGCACTTCCATCGAAGGCGGCACCATCGGCATCAATAGCACAGCCTCCTTGGGCGATGCCGCAGGCGCCGTGAGCTTCACCGTCTCGAATGGCGGCATCATCGCCACCGCGCCGGGCATCGTCACACCACGCAGCTTCACCGTCGCCTCCGGCATCACCGCCAGCTTCGGTGCCGCTACCGCCGCGGACTCCTACGAGATCACCAGCCCGATCAGCGGTGCCGGTGCGCTTGCGGTGAATGGAAGCGGCGTCGTCACCCTCTCCGCCGCGAATACCTATGGCGGCAGCACCGCCATCAGCTCCGGCACCTTGGTTGCAGCAAACGCTAGCGGCAGTGCCACCTCCACCGGAGCTGTTAGCCTCGCGGGCGGCGCCACCCTTGGCGGCACCGGTAGCATCGCCGGGGCCACCACCACCACCTCCGGATCCCATCTCCGCCCCGGAGCAGTCACTCCTGCAGCGACCGCCGTCGGCACCCTCACCACCGGCTCGCTCGCCCTCGCAGGCGGCACCACCCTCCATGCCGAGTTCACGGATAGCACCGTCTACGATAAGATCGTGGTGAGCAATACCAACGGCCTCACCGCCGCCGCATCGCTCGCGAATCCGGTCATGGTCGATCTGCGAGTCGCCAATTCCACCGCGAAGTGGACCACCCCCGGCACCTACGATCTCATCCAGTTCGCCGGCAGCTTCACGGGTAATGCGAATGATCTCTTCGAGGTCGATCCCGCCAGCCAGCAGGCCGGACTCACCTACACCTTCAGCGTCGCAGGCAACTCGATCCGCCTCACCGTCGGCGGCGCTCTCCCCTCGATCTGGAATGTCGATGCCGCGGGCAACTGGAGCATCGCCGGCAACTGGCTCAACGGTGCGCCCAATGGTATCGGCGCCACCGCCACCTTCGGCAGCACCATTACCGGACCGCGCACCGTCACGCTCGATGCCAGCCGCACCGCCGGCATCCTTCAGTTCAACAACGCGAACTCCTACACCATCACCGGCAGCACGCCCGTTCTCACGCTCGACCAAAGCACCGGCAGCTCCGAGATCAATATCCTCCAAGGCGATCACACCATCGCCGCCAAGCTCGCGCTCACCGACCCGCTGCTCGTCACGCTCGCCAATGCCGGGGATTCCATCGCCCTGCTCGGGGACATCAGTGGTGCCGGCAGCATCACCAAGTCCAGCCCCGGCGATCTCTCCCTCGGTGGCTCGAACACCTTCGCCGGAGCCGTCAACTTCAGCAACGGCTTGCTTACCTTCGGCAACAACAGCCTCGGCAGCGGCAGCCTTACCCTCAATGCCGCCACCCTCGCTTGGTCACCATCGAATACTCAGGACATCTCGAACCGCGCCATCACCTTTGGCGATAGCCCGGTTACCTTCCTGATGGATAGCAACGTCACCCTCGCCAATAACTTCGGCCTCACCGGTCTCGCCCCCTTCAACAAGGACGGCGGCGGCACCCTCACCTTGGCGGCGGACACCACCTTCCTCGGGAATGTCAGCGTCCTCAATGGAGCGCTCACCCTTGGCAATGGCGGCACCACCGGCTCGGTTCTCGGGGATATCGCCCTCACCGCCGTTGGTACGACGCTTACCGTAAATCGTTCGGATTCCCCGCTGATCGGAAACCTGATCACCGGCTCCGGCGATCTCGTCCTCACCGGCGCGGGGGACAAGGCCCTCAGCCGCGCGAATACCTTCACCGGGACCACCGCGATCCTAGGCGGGAAGCTCGTGCTTCTCGAAGCCCTCGCGCTTCAGAACAGCACGCTGCTCTATAACAACGGTGGCGGCACGCTCGACTTCGACAACCTCTTCGCCGCCACCATCGGCGCGCTGGAGGGCAACAAGGACCTCGCGCTGGATAATATCTTCACCACCCCCGTCGCCCTCACCGCGGGCGGCAATGGTGCGACCACCAGCTACACCGGCATTCTGAGCGGCAGCGGCTCTTTCGTGAAGACCGGCACCGGCACGCTCTCTCTCAGCGGCGTTCACACCTTCAGCGGCAGCACCGCCGTGAACGGCGGAACCCTCGTCATCGAGCCCACCGCCGTGCTTAACAACTCTGCCATCAACGTCGGAGCCACCGGCCGCCTTGTGATCAATGGCGGCACCATCACCTCCGTCGGAACCGGTAATGTCGCGAATAGCCCCGCCGGTCCCGCCACCTTCGAGCTCGTTACCGGATCCGCCAGCTTCCCCGCAGGACTGAACGGCACCGGCAACTCCGCGAACAACTACCTCATCTCCGCCATCGGCGGCACCCTCACCGCCTCATCCATGAGCATCGGCCGCGGCGGACTCATCTACACTGCCGAGCCCGTCGAAGGTTCCACCGGCATCGGCTTCTACGTGAATGGCGCCGATGTCGATATCGCCGGCGGTCTCTCGATGGGCGTCACCTCCGGAGCGAATTCCTCGGTCTCCGCCCGCATCGATTCTGGCAGCCTTGATATCGGCGGACCGATCGTCGTCGGTCTGAACAACGGCGGCCGCTGGTCGGTCATCGATGTCAACGGTGGCACCTTTACCAGCAGCGATGCCGCCGCAGGCATCACCCTCGGCGGACCGCTTCAGGGAAATGCCGCCCTGCTTGCCCGCAACGGCGTTGCCTCCGTCGAGCGCATCCAATTCGGCCAAGGAGCCATCGCCGGCACCAGCACCGTGAATGTGATGAATATCGGCGAGCTCTACGTCGGCTCCGGCGGCATGGTGCTCGGCAGCACCGCTCCCGGCTTCGTCGCCACGCTCAAGCTCTCCGGCGGTATCCTCGGCGCGAAGGCCCCGTGGTCCACCTCACTCCCCGTCGTGACCTCCGGTAACTTCACCGTGAAAGCCGCAAATGCGTCCGGCACCGCGAACAACATCACCTTCACTGGCGCTCTCAGCGGCACCGGCAATCTTGATAAGACCGGTGCCGGCACGCTCGCCCTCAATGGCGGCTACTCCCACACCGGCACCACTACCGTCTCGCTGGGCACCCTCACCCTGCCCACCGCAACCCTCAGCGATACCGCGGCAGTGGAAGTGAAGACCGGCGGCACCTTGAATCTGACCCACGGTCAGCAGGACACCGTCGCCGCCTTCCTCGTGAATGGCACCGCCCAGGGCACCGGCATCTTCACCAGCACCTCCCACCCCGGTCTCATCACCGGCAGCGGATCGCTGCGCGTCGTGTCGGATCCCTTTGCGGGCTGGATCTCGGGCTATCCCACCCTCACCGGGCCCGATGCCGACAAGAGCGCCGATCCCGATCGCGACGGACTCAGCAACTTCGAGGAGTTCGCGCTCAATGAGAACCCCACCCTCCGTGCAGCCAGCGGTAAGATCCGCTCCCGCATCGAAACGGTCGCGGGCAATCAAGCCCTCGTCATCACCCTGCCAGCCCGCAATGGTGCCACCTTCGACAACCTCCCTGGTCCCGCCGCCGATGCCACCATCGACAAGGTGATCTACACCATCCGCGGCGGCAATAACCTCAGCGTTTTCGACCAAGGCGTCAGCGAGATTGTAGCCAGCACCGCCGGCATGCCCTCCCTCGATACCGGCTGGACCTACCACAGCTTCCGCCTCAACGGAAACATCGGCGGCGGCACACCCCGCGGACCCAAGGGATTCATCGACATCCAGATCACCGAATCCCCCTGA
- a CDS encoding response regulator → MPKEPATDVAIVEDNAALGSSLRKIVESAPDCRCVGVWTTAEDALKKIDAFRPHVVLMDINLPGMSGIEATARVKQHLPDIQVIMVTVYRDHDKIFAALKAGASGYLLKRSTPSDVRDAIRDVRSGGAPMSAEIARRVVEAFHQPAKPEQSSDDLKLSKRETEILELLCEGLANKEIADRLNISVETVRVHLKHVYEKLHVRSRTEAAMKFRDSKEEPRFPI, encoded by the coding sequence ATGCCCAAGGAACCCGCCACCGATGTAGCCATCGTGGAAGACAACGCCGCGCTTGGCTCGAGCCTCCGCAAGATCGTCGAATCCGCGCCCGACTGCCGCTGCGTCGGAGTCTGGACCACGGCCGAGGATGCCTTGAAGAAGATCGATGCCTTCCGCCCGCACGTGGTGCTCATGGACATCAATCTTCCCGGCATGTCCGGTATCGAGGCCACCGCCCGCGTGAAGCAGCATCTCCCGGACATCCAGGTCATCATGGTCACGGTCTATCGCGATCACGACAAGATCTTCGCCGCCCTGAAGGCCGGTGCCTCCGGCTATCTCCTCAAACGCTCTACTCCTTCCGATGTGCGAGATGCCATCCGCGATGTCCGTTCCGGCGGTGCTCCGATGAGTGCCGAGATCGCGCGCCGCGTCGTCGAGGCCTTCCACCAACCGGCGAAGCCCGAGCAATCCAGCGATGACCTCAAGCTCTCGAAGCGCGAGACCGAGATCCTCGAACTGCTCTGCGAAGGCCTCGCCAACAAGGAGATCGCGGACCGTCTCAATATCTCCGTGGAGACCGTCCGCGTGCACCTCAAGCACGTCTACGAGAAGCTCCATGTCCGCTCTCGCACGGAGGCCGCCATGAAGTTCCGCGACTCCAAGGAGGAGCCGCGCTTCCCTATCTAG
- a CDS encoding sensor histidine kinase translates to MRLYLLVLLLLLRVSIAQGESRLLVRQWQSEDGLPGNVVRSVIQSRDGYLWVATAEGVARFDGIEFEPIELDGRQRRSRFAFWRLYTSGKNDVWVATFQGGLFLIRDGKFERVLPDAIKPRPPLVTQLLETKQGEIHIKRGEEFHRIENGIAIEVAQPADAIIESFHRDFADQARKGRREEPAATPRLEDRDGGTWAEASSGGLELKASDGTVLPVLLPGAGSPVAANELLEDREGNVWVASPINGLIRVKTSRVEVLDKTGGLSDNAIFAVMQASSGEWWLANRSGGITRWTPQGSEQIDLVPGGYHRAIGTLFEDRDRTLWAAAREGSVFTGKDGVFKTPFAKTQVPSKVRTIHQDSSGTLWFGGSQGLASLKDDQVQQHAATANIPEPDITVIGNGGKSGIVFGTADGQVLLGSPGRFRPLGASSDLQHRWISGIHLAAENEVWASTLGSGLFLWNGKRWHSFGSGEGLPDERLTCLLDDGRGQFWFGSLGGILRANRKELLQRIKDPEAPLHWLRLDRSDGLPSRECIGGYQPAGWKASDGRLWFPTGNGIVRVRPELVEINKVAPPVYLRSIRVNGMQHDATGGNIEAGPGRSRVEFRFVGLGYSAPEKITYRARMSGLDDVWRELGTQRIAAFEAVPPGRYTFEVMAVNGDGIRSDRIASVKIVIRPHFWETAWFLISASLCVLLVAAAAGWLLARRKMKRRIEKLRIRNAREAERSRIARDLHDDLGASLTEISILAALAAEDATGSPFHPPLDQLSSKAKGVVGALDEIVWAVNPREDTLRSLVEYIAAFAREFLDIARIPLRSEVMREIPDRPLATTERHSIFLAAREALNNVVKHSASTEVKLKIVLENDTLGIHIEDNGKGFHLDYARGGDGLGNLERRMAEAGGTCHIETAKGRGTTVILNVPLLDRPGGES, encoded by the coding sequence GATGGCTACCTCTGGGTCGCGACGGCGGAGGGAGTCGCGCGCTTCGACGGCATCGAGTTCGAGCCGATCGAACTCGATGGCCGGCAGCGCCGCAGCCGCTTCGCCTTCTGGCGCCTCTACACCAGCGGGAAGAACGACGTATGGGTGGCCACCTTCCAGGGCGGGCTCTTCCTGATCCGTGATGGGAAGTTCGAGCGCGTCTTGCCGGATGCCATCAAACCCCGCCCCCCTCTCGTCACGCAACTGCTGGAGACGAAGCAAGGCGAGATCCACATCAAGCGCGGCGAGGAATTCCACCGCATCGAGAACGGCATCGCCATCGAAGTTGCCCAGCCTGCCGACGCCATCATTGAAAGCTTTCACCGGGACTTCGCGGACCAAGCACGGAAAGGCAGGCGCGAGGAACCCGCCGCCACACCACGCCTGGAGGACCGCGACGGAGGCACTTGGGCGGAAGCAAGTTCGGGCGGGCTGGAACTGAAAGCCTCCGATGGCACCGTTCTGCCGGTGTTGCTTCCGGGCGCAGGTTCACCCGTAGCGGCGAATGAACTGTTAGAGGACCGGGAAGGAAATGTCTGGGTCGCTTCTCCGATCAATGGCCTGATCCGTGTGAAGACTAGCCGGGTCGAAGTCCTGGACAAGACCGGCGGACTCTCGGACAACGCGATCTTCGCGGTGATGCAGGCCAGCTCCGGTGAGTGGTGGCTCGCGAACCGCAGCGGCGGCATCACGCGCTGGACTCCGCAAGGATCCGAGCAGATCGATCTCGTGCCCGGCGGCTACCACCGCGCCATCGGCACCTTGTTTGAAGACCGCGATCGCACCCTGTGGGCCGCAGCCCGCGAAGGCAGCGTCTTCACTGGCAAGGACGGCGTGTTCAAGACCCCCTTCGCCAAGACCCAAGTCCCATCGAAGGTCAGGACCATCCATCAGGATTCATCGGGCACCCTCTGGTTCGGCGGTTCCCAAGGCTTGGCCTCGCTCAAGGACGATCAGGTCCAACAGCACGCTGCCACCGCGAACATTCCCGAGCCCGACATCACCGTAATCGGGAATGGCGGCAAGAGTGGCATCGTCTTTGGGACTGCGGATGGACAAGTCCTCCTCGGCAGCCCGGGACGCTTCAGGCCGCTCGGGGCAAGCAGCGATCTCCAGCACCGCTGGATCTCCGGCATCCACCTCGCGGCGGAGAACGAGGTCTGGGCCAGCACCCTCGGCAGCGGACTCTTCCTCTGGAATGGCAAGCGCTGGCACTCCTTCGGCTCCGGCGAGGGCCTTCCTGACGAACGTCTCACCTGCCTGCTCGACGACGGCCGCGGGCAGTTCTGGTTCGGCTCGCTCGGTGGCATCCTCCGCGCCAACCGGAAGGAACTCCTCCAGCGAATCAAAGACCCCGAAGCCCCGCTCCATTGGCTCAGGCTCGATCGTTCCGATGGCCTGCCATCGCGCGAATGCATCGGCGGCTATCAGCCCGCCGGATGGAAGGCCAGCGACGGTCGACTCTGGTTCCCGACCGGCAACGGCATCGTCCGCGTCCGCCCCGAACTCGTCGAGATCAACAAGGTCGCCCCGCCCGTCTACCTGCGATCCATCCGCGTGAATGGCATGCAGCACGATGCAACCGGCGGCAACATCGAAGCCGGCCCCGGCCGCTCCCGGGTGGAGTTCCGCTTCGTCGGTCTCGGCTACAGCGCCCCTGAGAAGATCACCTACCGCGCCCGCATGAGCGGCCTCGACGATGTCTGGCGCGAGCTTGGCACCCAGCGCATCGCCGCCTTCGAAGCCGTGCCTCCGGGCCGCTACACCTTCGAGGTCATGGCCGTGAATGGAGACGGCATTCGCAGCGACCGCATCGCCAGCGTGAAGATCGTGATTCGTCCCCATTTTTGGGAAACGGCATGGTTCCTCATCTCGGCCAGCCTCTGCGTCCTCCTCGTCGCCGCCGCTGCCGGATGGCTCTTGGCACGCCGCAAGATGAAGCGCCGCATCGAGAAGCTCAGGATCCGCAATGCCCGCGAGGCCGAGCGCTCCCGCATCGCGCGCGATCTTCACGATGACCTCGGCGCGAGCCTCACCGAGATCTCCATCCTCGCCGCGCTCGCCGCGGAGGACGCCACCGGCAGCCCTTTCCACCCGCCGCTCGACCAACTCTCATCGAAAGCGAAAGGTGTCGTCGGCGCTCTCGACGAGATCGTCTGGGCCGTGAATCCGCGTGAGGACACCCTGCGCTCGCTGGTCGAGTACATCGCCGCCTTCGCCCGCGAGTTCCTCGATATCGCCCGCATCCCGCTCCGCAGCGAGGTCATGCGCGAGATCCCGGATCGTCCCCTCGCTACGACCGAACGCCACAGCATTTTCCTCGCCGCACGCGAAGCGCTCAACAATGTCGTGAAGCACTCCGCCTCCACCGAGGTGAAGCTCAAGATCGTCTTGGAGAACGACACCCTGGGGATCCATATCGAGGACAATGGCAAGGGCTTCCACCTCGACTACGCCCGCGGGGGCGATGGCCTCGGCAATCTTGAACGCCGCATGGCCGAAGCCGGTGGCACCTGCCACATCGAAACCGCCAAGGGCCGCGGCACCACGGTCATCCTCAACGTCCCGCTGCTTGATAGACCCGGCGGCGAATCCTAG